One segment of Porticoccus hydrocarbonoclasticus MCTG13d DNA contains the following:
- a CDS encoding MFS transporter — protein sequence MSSFAHGLQIVLFPWLLVGVLNESPERVGIAQMALMLPQLLFVLWGGVMSDNRHPGQHLFRLYLLYNLPCLLLMGALWSGQLSFSVMLLYGFCFGTITAFVQPARESLLSRVVDSQLQQAVARASFVQFTAQSAGIFLAGYMDRIGLLPLIGLQLVMLATSGWLLRNSLGYLPESSMGRRGSTWVDMMSGLKLVWHHRRLFQLMMVVAATGFLGFGLYLVAMPLLTREVYQQGASFFASIQFTFMLGIIISNVIIIRLVGRFRQPGRVLLASLLVRGLFLIIIALHPPVWLLFFLVLLWGSASGVAMMLGRSLTHEESPQKYRARVVSVYQLSLFGAATVGAWLSGHAIASVGVLTAIGTLGALTVVTALVAIKFSDLWQPFPNDSREG from the coding sequence GTGAGTTCCTTTGCGCACGGTTTGCAAATCGTGCTGTTTCCCTGGCTGTTGGTCGGTGTCCTGAATGAATCTCCCGAGCGTGTTGGTATTGCGCAGATGGCCCTGATGTTGCCACAGCTGTTATTTGTATTGTGGGGCGGTGTCATGTCGGATAATCGCCATCCCGGGCAGCACCTGTTTCGGCTTTATCTACTCTATAACCTGCCTTGCCTGTTGCTCATGGGAGCACTGTGGTCAGGACAACTATCCTTCAGTGTAATGCTGCTTTACGGGTTCTGTTTTGGCACTATTACCGCATTTGTGCAGCCCGCCAGAGAAAGTCTCTTGTCGCGTGTTGTGGACAGTCAGCTGCAACAGGCTGTTGCCAGGGCTTCTTTTGTGCAGTTTACTGCCCAAAGTGCCGGTATTTTCCTGGCCGGTTATATGGATCGCATCGGCCTGTTGCCATTGATCGGTCTTCAACTGGTCATGTTGGCTACTTCGGGTTGGTTGCTGCGAAACAGCCTCGGTTATTTGCCAGAGAGCAGTATGGGTCGCCGCGGTTCTACCTGGGTGGACATGATGTCCGGCTTGAAACTGGTGTGGCATCACCGGCGGTTATTTCAGTTGATGATGGTGGTTGCGGCAACCGGTTTTCTCGGTTTTGGGCTCTATCTTGTTGCCATGCCCCTCCTGACCCGTGAGGTTTACCAGCAGGGGGCGTCCTTTTTTGCTTCCATCCAGTTCACCTTTATGTTGGGTATAATCATTTCCAATGTGATTATTATTCGACTGGTGGGACGGTTCAGGCAGCCCGGCAGGGTATTGTTAGCCAGTCTGCTGGTACGTGGCCTGTTTCTGATCATCATTGCCCTTCACCCTCCGGTCTGGCTATTATTTTTTTTGGTGCTGTTGTGGGGGAGCGCCTCGGGGGTTGCAATGATGCTGGGTCGCTCCCTAACCCATGAGGAGTCACCCCAGAAGTATCGTGCAAGAGTGGTCTCTGTATACCAGTTATCACTGTTTGGTGCTGCGACAGTTGGTGCGTGGCTCAGCGGTCATGCCATTGCTTCCGTGGGGGTGCTGACGGCCATTGGTACACTGGGCGCATTGACCGTAGTAACGGCGTTAGTTGCCATTAAATTCAGCGATCTATGGCAACCATTTCCTAATGACTCCCGGGAAGGTTGA
- the ligA gene encoding NAD-dependent DNA ligase LigA produces MASPDSAVREEAAALRRQLNDHNYRYYVLDEPSVPDIEYDRLMQRLNRLEMEFPELKTPDSPTQRVGGEPLSSFEPVTHEVPMLSLDNAFSDEELVDFNRRLQDRLKSKDSLIYVCEPKLDGVAVSLLYEHGFLVRAATRGDGATGENITTNVRTINSVPLRLQGENLPAVLEVRGEIYMPRSGFEQLNARARSTDQKLFVNPRNAAAGSLRQLDSRITASRPLEMMAYSLGRMEGLQWPSTHMDTLHLLKRLGFLINPHIELAEGIQGCVDYYQKMISVRQQLPYDIDGIVYKVDDLGTQRRLGFVARAPRWAIARKFPAQEEMTRLLGVEFQVGRTGAVTPVARLEPVFVGGVTVSNATLHNQDEVNRLGVKLGDRVIVRRAGDVIPQVVKVILEERPSDARDVEFPDHCPVCGSPVERVKGEAVARCSGGLICPAQRKQAIKHYASRKAMDIDGLGDKLVEQLVDKGLVSSVADLYRLTVDQLAGLERMADKSAANLLAAVAASKQTSLPRFIFSLGIREVGEATARSLAEYFGNLEALQSADEEQLKEVPDVGPVVAHFVSTFFQQPENRQIVEELRGAGVHWPDMVAPDKSSLPLAGETWVLTGTLTSMGRSEAKEKLQQLGARVAGSVSSGSACVVAGPGAGSKLAKARELGVPIMDEDQLLALFKTHGLL; encoded by the coding sequence ATGGCCTCACCGGACTCTGCCGTTCGGGAGGAAGCGGCTGCGCTGCGCAGGCAGCTGAATGACCATAACTACCGTTATTATGTGCTGGATGAGCCCTCAGTTCCGGACATTGAATACGACCGTTTGATGCAGCGGCTCAACAGGCTGGAGATGGAGTTCCCCGAGCTGAAGACTCCGGACTCGCCCACCCAGCGCGTAGGTGGCGAACCGCTCAGCAGCTTTGAGCCGGTTACCCACGAAGTACCTATGTTGTCGCTGGATAACGCCTTCAGTGACGAGGAGCTGGTGGATTTTAATCGCCGCTTGCAGGATCGCCTTAAGAGCAAAGATTCGCTGATTTATGTGTGCGAGCCGAAACTGGATGGGGTGGCGGTCAGCCTGCTCTATGAACACGGTTTTTTGGTGCGCGCTGCCACGCGGGGCGATGGTGCCACCGGCGAAAACATTACAACGAATGTTCGCACGATTAATTCTGTTCCCCTCAGGTTGCAAGGTGAGAACTTACCGGCGGTTCTGGAGGTAAGGGGTGAAATTTATATGCCCCGGTCCGGTTTTGAGCAACTGAATGCCAGGGCCAGATCCACTGACCAGAAACTGTTCGTCAACCCCCGGAATGCAGCAGCGGGGAGTCTTCGGCAACTGGATTCTAGAATCACCGCGTCGCGACCGCTGGAAATGATGGCCTACAGTCTGGGTCGTATGGAGGGACTCCAGTGGCCGAGTACGCATATGGACACGCTCCATCTGTTGAAAAGACTCGGCTTTCTGATTAACCCCCATATTGAATTGGCGGAGGGCATCCAAGGCTGTGTTGATTACTACCAGAAAATGATCTCTGTTCGACAGCAGCTGCCATACGACATTGACGGGATTGTTTACAAGGTTGATGACCTGGGGACCCAGCGGCGACTGGGCTTTGTAGCCAGGGCTCCCCGTTGGGCGATTGCTCGTAAATTTCCCGCTCAGGAGGAGATGACGCGGTTGCTGGGCGTTGAGTTTCAGGTGGGGCGAACGGGTGCAGTCACTCCTGTCGCCCGGCTGGAGCCGGTATTTGTAGGCGGTGTTACGGTGAGTAATGCGACCCTGCACAACCAGGATGAAGTGAACCGCTTGGGTGTCAAGCTCGGCGACAGGGTGATTGTGCGCCGTGCCGGGGATGTCATCCCCCAGGTGGTAAAAGTCATCCTCGAAGAACGGCCATCCGACGCCAGAGACGTGGAATTTCCGGATCATTGCCCGGTTTGTGGGTCACCGGTGGAACGGGTCAAGGGCGAAGCGGTAGCCCGTTGTTCAGGCGGACTGATTTGTCCGGCTCAGCGCAAACAGGCGATCAAGCATTATGCCTCTCGCAAGGCGATGGATATTGATGGCCTCGGCGACAAGCTGGTTGAGCAACTGGTGGATAAGGGACTGGTCAGCTCGGTGGCTGATCTTTACCGACTGACAGTCGATCAACTGGCGGGCCTGGAGCGGATGGCGGACAAGTCTGCTGCCAACTTGCTGGCCGCAGTGGCCGCCTCAAAGCAGACGTCGCTGCCACGCTTTATTTTTTCACTGGGGATTCGCGAGGTGGGTGAGGCCACAGCGCGCAGTCTCGCAGAGTATTTTGGCAACCTTGAGGCTCTACAGTCAGCGGATGAGGAACAGCTTAAGGAGGTGCCTGATGTGGGGCCAGTTGTGGCGCATTTTGTGAGCACTTTTTTTCAGCAGCCGGAGAATCGGCAGATTGTGGAAGAACTGCGAGGAGCGGGTGTGCACTGGCCGGATATGGTAGCACCTGATAAATCATCGCTGCCGCTGGCTGGTGAAACCTGGGTGCTCACCGGCACGCTGACCTCCATGGGAAGATCAGAGGCAAAAGAGAAATTGCAGCAATTGGGAGCGCGTGTGGCGGGCAGTGTGTCATCTGGTTCTGCTTGTGTGGTAGCAGGGCCCGGTGCCGGTAGCAAGCTGGCAAAAGCCAGAGAGCTGGGGGTTCCAATCATGGATGAAGATCAGCTGTTGGCCCTTTTCAAGACGCACGGACTGCTTTGA
- the zipA gene encoding cell division protein ZipA → MEFGAREMMLALGALVVLAIVLDVIRRVRNARYDRIHMSKRKQPIFDSDVGRDEYGSELPGGGARVVGYRNESDVEEMSRAVRQRAEANKPKLTVPFKKPEQSSLFHEDPLPPSRPVHAEPVETVSVPTGEVPENETTEKDVVEKKVVEKEASGRDAVEKKAPSSERATRKPASVVSVVVMHLMAGEDKVFAGQALLDALLAEGLRYGSMKIFHRHVGDDGSGPVLYNVANSVNPGTFDLNDMAQFTTPGVSFFFAMEDVDDPAAAFELLLGAARQMATDLGGTLKDESRSVLTRQTEEHYRQRIADYSRTQLSGIE, encoded by the coding sequence ATGGAATTTGGTGCTCGCGAAATGATGCTTGCATTGGGCGCGCTGGTTGTACTGGCGATTGTCCTCGATGTGATCCGGCGTGTGCGTAATGCCCGTTACGACAGAATTCATATGTCAAAACGAAAACAACCCATTTTTGATAGCGATGTCGGGCGGGATGAATACGGTAGCGAGTTGCCCGGCGGTGGCGCACGGGTTGTCGGCTATCGGAATGAATCTGATGTTGAGGAGATGAGCCGGGCTGTCAGGCAGCGTGCCGAGGCCAATAAACCTAAATTGACGGTACCCTTCAAGAAACCGGAACAATCCAGTCTTTTTCACGAGGATCCACTCCCTCCGTCCAGACCTGTCCATGCGGAACCGGTTGAGACTGTTTCCGTTCCCACCGGGGAGGTTCCTGAGAACGAAACCACCGAGAAAGACGTTGTTGAGAAAAAGGTTGTTGAGAAGGAAGCTTCTGGCAGAGATGCCGTTGAGAAAAAGGCACCGAGTTCAGAGCGCGCCACTCGGAAACCTGCTTCTGTCGTCAGTGTTGTGGTGATGCATCTGATGGCGGGTGAGGACAAGGTGTTTGCGGGGCAGGCATTGCTGGATGCATTGCTTGCGGAGGGACTGCGATATGGCTCGATGAAGATCTTTCATCGCCATGTTGGTGACGATGGCTCGGGGCCGGTACTTTACAACGTGGCCAATTCCGTTAATCCCGGTACCTTTGACCTGAATGACATGGCGCAATTTACCACACCGGGTGTCAGCTTTTTCTTTGCCATGGAGGATGTCGATGATCCCGCCGCCGCTTTTGAGCTGTTGTTGGGTGCTGCCAGACAGATGGCCACTGATCTCGGCGGCACATTGAAAGATGAAAGTCGCAGTGTCCTCACCCGGCAGACAGAAGAGCACTATCGGCAACGCATAGCAGATTATAGCCGCACCCAGTTATCCGGAATTGAATAA
- the smc gene encoding chromosome segregation protein SMC: MRLKCIKLAGFKSFVDPTTVSFPSNLCAVVGPNGCGKSNIIDAVRWVMGESSAKHLRGESMTDVIFNGSGGRKPVGQASIELVFDNSDSTLGGEYASWSEISIKRKVTREGQSQYYLNGSKCRRRDITDIFLGTGLGPRSYAIIEQGMISNLIEARPDELRVYIEEAAGISKYKERRRDTENRIRRTQENLERLTDIREELGRQLGRLERQAQAAEKYTEFKKEERRIKAELQALRWRLLEEQIVDRRQVISGFELKVEALVTERSACDTAVERHRSEYTESGDRFNEVQGRYYSIGAEVARIEQAIQHVQDRARELQQDLMQTDRNFAESEEHLRVDREKAERWQGELLEIAPQLEKANAAEKLSQSVLSQAEETMQTWQSQWDEFNLKSGEPRQQAEVEQSRIQHLEQVLRRLAERIETVQQEYQGLSDSPVQEEIALVQAQLAEVELALGDQQARLDSLNLEVENTRQKSLEIGAELDQQRGQLQSMLGRQSSLEALQQAALGGEGDQQQWIENQELTGHPKLAETLQVEPGWETAVETVLGNYLQAVCVDDFTSMSHQLDSFGKGHLVLLDRAETEVIKPALASSLASKVTGQWAGSLLTGVLVAEDLSAALSMRKHLSSAQSVITRDGLWLGVNWLRVARDQDARAGVLKRQQALESLTRELSECQSIIDALSVEKTTIAQALRELEVSREDISRDMAEQQRHYAELRSVLAANQMQVEQFAARRTRAENELNEALQQQQLEQENLKTARQSLSVAIEMMERDTFQREQLLQQRDSFRAELDRARQAARYDRDHCHELAMREKSVSTQLHAVLEGIERLQVQVARLQERREQLHAVFNQHEDPTLQLQEDLAAQLERRLTVERELTTARQTLETIEEQMRETEKRRSQLEQQIQTERVELEQHRLSAQDLATRSKTIAEQISEHRFDLDSLLAALPEDADLSQWEEELERLANRIQRLGPINLAAVDEFKQESERKTYLDAQNAELEEALQTLEDAIRKIDRETRTRFRETFDLINSSLQELFPKLFGGGHAYLELTGDDLLDTGVTIMARPPGKKNTTIHLLSGGEKAMTAIALVFSIFELNPAPFCMLDEVDAPLDDANVGRYARMVEEMSARVQFIYISHNKIAMEMANQLMGVTMHEPGVSRLVSVDVNQAVELAEA; encoded by the coding sequence ATGCGCCTCAAATGTATCAAACTGGCAGGCTTCAAGTCGTTTGTTGACCCGACCACTGTGTCTTTTCCGAGCAATCTCTGTGCCGTTGTTGGCCCGAATGGCTGCGGCAAATCCAATATCATTGATGCAGTGCGTTGGGTCATGGGTGAAAGTTCTGCCAAACATTTGCGCGGCGAGTCCATGACCGATGTTATTTTTAACGGTTCCGGTGGGCGAAAGCCTGTGGGCCAGGCTTCGATTGAGCTGGTTTTTGACAACTCCGATAGCACCCTGGGTGGTGAGTATGCCAGCTGGAGTGAAATTTCCATCAAGCGCAAAGTCACCCGGGAGGGGCAGTCCCAATATTATCTGAACGGCAGCAAATGTCGTCGACGCGATATCACCGACATCTTTCTCGGTACCGGCCTGGGCCCGCGCAGCTATGCCATCATTGAGCAGGGCATGATTTCCAACTTGATTGAAGCGCGCCCCGATGAGTTGCGTGTCTATATCGAAGAAGCTGCGGGGATTTCAAAGTACAAGGAGCGCCGGCGGGATACAGAAAACCGCATCCGTCGCACACAGGAAAACCTGGAACGCCTCACCGATATTCGCGAAGAGCTGGGCCGGCAACTGGGCCGACTGGAGCGTCAGGCCCAGGCCGCTGAGAAGTACACCGAATTCAAAAAGGAGGAGCGCCGAATCAAGGCAGAGCTGCAGGCACTTCGCTGGCGATTGCTGGAGGAACAGATTGTCGATCGCCGTCAGGTCATTTCCGGTTTTGAGTTAAAAGTTGAGGCACTGGTTACAGAACGCAGTGCTTGCGATACAGCAGTGGAGCGTCACCGTAGCGAGTACACGGAGTCGGGCGACAGGTTTAACGAAGTGCAGGGGCGCTATTACAGCATTGGCGCTGAGGTGGCAAGAATCGAGCAGGCCATTCAGCACGTGCAGGATCGCGCCCGCGAACTGCAACAGGACCTGATGCAAACAGACCGTAATTTTGCTGAATCCGAAGAGCATCTGCGTGTCGATCGCGAGAAGGCTGAAAGATGGCAGGGTGAATTGCTGGAAATCGCGCCTCAGCTGGAAAAGGCGAATGCCGCCGAGAAGCTTTCTCAGAGTGTGTTATCTCAGGCTGAGGAAACCATGCAGACCTGGCAATCCCAGTGGGACGAATTCAATCTCAAGTCCGGCGAGCCCCGTCAACAGGCGGAAGTAGAGCAGTCCCGGATTCAACACCTGGAACAGGTATTGCGGCGACTGGCCGAGCGGATAGAGACCGTGCAACAGGAATATCAGGGCCTCAGCGACAGTCCTGTACAGGAAGAAATTGCCTTGGTGCAGGCGCAGCTGGCAGAGGTTGAGCTGGCCCTCGGGGATCAGCAGGCTCGCCTTGATAGCCTGAACCTTGAAGTTGAAAATACCCGCCAGAAAAGCCTTGAAATCGGTGCTGAACTCGATCAGCAGCGGGGACAACTACAGTCCATGCTTGGCAGGCAGTCATCGCTGGAGGCGCTGCAACAGGCTGCATTAGGTGGCGAAGGCGATCAGCAGCAGTGGATCGAGAACCAGGAACTGACTGGACACCCGAAACTGGCAGAAACCTTACAGGTGGAGCCGGGTTGGGAGACGGCTGTGGAAACAGTGCTGGGTAATTACCTGCAAGCGGTTTGTGTCGATGATTTCACCTCGATGAGTCATCAGCTTGACAGTTTTGGCAAGGGTCACCTGGTTTTGCTGGATCGGGCCGAAACTGAGGTAATTAAACCGGCATTAGCGAGTTCTCTGGCCAGTAAAGTTACGGGTCAGTGGGCTGGATCATTATTAACCGGTGTGCTGGTCGCTGAAGACCTCTCTGCTGCATTATCGATGCGCAAGCATTTGTCATCAGCACAATCTGTCATCACGCGTGATGGATTATGGCTCGGCGTCAACTGGCTTAGGGTAGCGCGCGATCAGGACGCCCGTGCCGGTGTTTTAAAACGACAACAGGCACTCGAGTCACTGACCCGTGAGCTGTCTGAGTGTCAATCGATCATTGATGCACTGTCTGTTGAGAAAACTACCATAGCGCAGGCATTGCGGGAGCTTGAAGTCAGTCGTGAGGACATTAGCCGCGATATGGCTGAGCAGCAGCGCCACTACGCGGAGCTTCGCTCCGTATTGGCTGCCAACCAGATGCAGGTGGAGCAGTTTGCTGCCCGTCGTACCCGTGCCGAAAATGAGCTCAATGAAGCATTGCAGCAGCAGCAGTTGGAGCAGGAAAATCTCAAAACTGCTCGACAATCCCTGTCAGTTGCCATTGAAATGATGGAGCGGGATACCTTCCAGCGTGAGCAATTGCTCCAGCAACGGGACAGTTTTCGTGCTGAGCTCGATCGGGCGCGACAGGCTGCCAGGTACGACCGCGACCACTGTCATGAACTGGCCATGCGGGAAAAGTCGGTCAGCACACAGTTGCATGCTGTTCTGGAAGGGATTGAACGTTTGCAGGTACAGGTGGCCCGACTTCAGGAGCGCCGCGAGCAGTTGCATGCGGTATTCAATCAACATGAAGATCCGACACTGCAACTTCAGGAAGACCTGGCTGCACAACTGGAACGGCGTCTGACAGTGGAGAGAGAGCTCACTACTGCGAGACAGACACTGGAAACGATTGAAGAGCAGATGCGCGAAACCGAAAAACGGCGTAGCCAACTGGAGCAGCAGATACAGACAGAACGGGTGGAGCTGGAACAGCATCGCCTTTCTGCCCAGGATCTGGCTACTCGCAGTAAAACGATTGCGGAGCAAATCAGTGAGCACCGTTTTGATCTGGATAGTCTGTTGGCGGCACTGCCGGAAGATGCGGATCTCTCCCAGTGGGAGGAGGAGCTGGAACGGCTGGCCAACCGCATTCAACGGCTGGGTCCGATCAATCTCGCAGCGGTTGATGAGTTCAAGCAGGAGTCGGAAAGAAAAACGTACCTGGATGCCCAAAACGCCGAGCTTGAGGAAGCGCTACAGACACTTGAGGATGCGATTCGAAAAATTGACAGGGAAACTCGTACTCGTTTCAGGGAAACCTTTGATCTGATCAACAGTTCCTTGCAGGAGCTGTTCCCTAAATTATTTGGTGGCGGTCACGCCTATCTGGAATTGACGGGGGATGATCTGCTGGATACTGGCGTTACGATTATGGCGCGACCACCCGGTAAGAAAAATACCACCATTCACCTGCTGTCGGGTGGCGAAAAAGCCATGACAGCTATTGCGCTGGTGTTTTCAATTTTTGAGTTGAACCCTGCACCTTTTTGTATGCTTGATGAGGTGGATGCACCGCTGGATGATGCGAATGTTGGGCGCTATGCCAGAATGGTGGAAGAAATGTCTGCCAGAGTGCAATTTATTTACATTTCCCATAACAAGATTGCCATGGAAATGGCCAATCAGTTGATGGGGGTTACCATGCACGAACCGGGGGTGTCACGCCTGGTCAGTGTGGATGTTAATCAGGCCGTGGAGTTGGCGGAAGCCTAG
- the ccmI gene encoding c-type cytochrome biogenesis protein CcmI, translating to MIWSILAFLTLLAGLFVIYPLLRKTPRVQSDEGQQANIVLFREQMSELDRQLADGEMDEQQYRELVAEQKRLLLADESDLPVIESTRSRGAWLLMAGLLLVPLLAFSLYHQLGASEDALISELMEKRLVNRDSEADAQIRQQLQQKIVGRLQNQPDNVYYLVMLARMLLEDGEFLQSSATYQRAVRIAPEDADLQAEYAQAAYFASGNRFSPEADSALERALALDPNNLTALGLKGIRAFESGDYLVAITSWQNALQAIHPSTPQAESLKAGIERAREQMGDSMPSLRVNVSLAPELTADSGQVIYVFAREWQGSRMPLAVARLQVADLPTTVVLDDSMAMPNGKLLSSADRVEVVARISTTGSVAPSAGDLEGASEVLSMKNQGIAATIVIDRKL from the coding sequence ATGATCTGGTCAATCTTGGCTTTTCTCACCTTGCTGGCCGGTCTTTTTGTGATTTATCCGCTGCTGCGAAAAACGCCCCGGGTGCAGTCAGACGAAGGGCAACAGGCCAACATTGTCTTGTTTCGTGAACAGATGTCGGAGCTTGACCGCCAACTGGCCGATGGTGAAATGGATGAGCAGCAGTATCGTGAGTTGGTCGCAGAACAGAAACGCCTGCTACTGGCAGACGAGTCAGATTTACCGGTGATAGAATCAACTCGATCTCGCGGCGCCTGGTTGTTAATGGCGGGTCTGTTGCTGGTGCCGCTGTTGGCTTTCAGTCTTTACCATCAGCTCGGTGCCAGTGAGGATGCGCTGATCAGTGAACTGATGGAGAAGCGCCTTGTAAACCGGGACAGCGAAGCAGATGCTCAAATTCGTCAGCAGTTGCAACAGAAGATTGTCGGCCGTCTGCAGAACCAGCCCGATAACGTGTATTACCTTGTTATGCTGGCCCGTATGCTGCTTGAAGACGGTGAGTTTCTGCAGTCCAGTGCCACTTACCAGCGTGCTGTGCGGATTGCTCCCGAGGATGCAGACCTTCAGGCAGAGTATGCCCAGGCGGCTTATTTTGCCTCTGGAAATCGTTTCAGTCCTGAGGCCGATTCGGCGCTCGAGCGTGCATTGGCCCTTGATCCCAACAACCTCACCGCCTTGGGCCTAAAAGGCATCCGTGCATTTGAATCGGGCGATTATCTCGTGGCGATTACCAGCTGGCAAAATGCCCTGCAGGCGATTCATCCCTCAACTCCCCAGGCTGAATCCCTGAAGGCGGGAATCGAGCGTGCCCGCGAACAAATGGGAGACAGCATGCCCTCTCTGCGGGTGAATGTCTCATTGGCGCCGGAGCTGACTGCTGATTCCGGACAAGTGATTTATGTATTTGCACGGGAATGGCAGGGATCACGAATGCCATTGGCTGTGGCCAGATTACAGGTGGCTGACCTGCCGACCACCGTCGTGCTGGATGATTCAATGGCAATGCCCAACGGCAAGTTACTTTCTTCGGCTGATCGGGTTGAGGTGGTAGCGAGGATTTCAACAACGGGTTCAGTGGCTCCGTCAGCAGGGGATCTGGAAGGTGCCAGTGAGGTCCTCTCCATGAAAAATCAGGGTATTGCTGCAACCATTGTTATTGACAGGAAATTATAG